One segment of Tamlana crocina DNA contains the following:
- a CDS encoding Na(+)-translocating NADH-quinone reductase subunit F, producing MGRPLTEQELHNLAMNHVGKDLEQRGFEFIAVNSKLKKHPQFVCIDKNKQYYFVIVRAVILPDNPNNYDVVWMETFKKHAREKEAKVLYAGVGIGSLEGEKEPIYMNEEYLMEYNGIQVIETHLN from the coding sequence ATGGGCAGACCACTAACAGAACAAGAATTGCACAACCTTGCCATGAACCACGTGGGAAAGGATTTGGAACAACGGGGCTTTGAGTTTATAGCTGTTAACAGTAAACTGAAAAAACACCCGCAGTTTGTGTGTATCGACAAAAACAAGCAGTATTATTTCGTGATCGTGCGGGCTGTGATTTTACCCGATAACCCTAATAATTATGATGTGGTTTGGATGGAAACCTTTAAAAAACATGCCCGTGAAAAAGAAGCCAAAGTACTCTATGCCGGTGTGGGCATAGGTAGTTTAGAGGGCGAAAAAGAACCCATTTATATGAACGAGGAATATTTAATGGAATACAACGGTATTCAGGTAATTGAAACCCATTTGAATTAA